A genome region from Pseudomonas pergaminensis includes the following:
- a CDS encoding GFA family protein — protein MTDPLNGSCFCKGVRYQVDCLDMPISHCHCDSCRKVHAAAFVATAGVMREHFRWTQGEALLASFESSPGKLRHFCSRCGSHLMAERGHQPHVIVRVATLDDDPAVRPTAHIWTSHAVPWLAYEGVEQWDEWKN, from the coding sequence ATGACTGACCCGTTGAATGGAAGTTGCTTCTGTAAAGGCGTGCGCTACCAAGTGGACTGCCTCGACATGCCCATCAGCCACTGCCACTGCGACAGCTGTCGCAAAGTGCATGCGGCAGCATTTGTGGCGACGGCGGGCGTGATGCGGGAGCACTTTCGCTGGACTCAGGGCGAAGCACTGCTGGCGTCATTCGAATCGTCGCCAGGCAAGCTCAGGCATTTCTGTTCGCGCTGCGGCTCGCACCTGATGGCGGAGCGCGGGCACCAACCTCACGTCATTGTGCGGGTGGCGACGCTGGATGATGATCCAGCCGTCAGGCCCACCGCACATATCTGGACATCCCATGCGGTGCCCTGGCTTGCCTATGAAGGCGTAGAGCAGTGGGACGAGTGGAAAAACTGA
- the mrdA gene encoding penicillin-binding protein 2 — MPEPIPIKDHEKENRLVNKRLLACALLVIGITCALVGRMYFLQVVQFDYHSTISENNRVHVLPITPTRGLIYDRNGVVLADNRPSYNLTITRERTTDLKGELDAIVSLLHLPAEDRAVFDKALKQARHPFVPVTLFYELTEEQIALLAVNEFRLPGVDVEPQFVRHYPLGAHFAHSIGYVGRINEKESKALDSVEYRGTQSIGKTGIERFYESELHGHVGYEEVETNAQGRVLRVLKHTDPIPGKNIVLSLDVHLQEAAEEALGDRRGSVVALDPQTGEVLAMVSKPSFDPNLFVTGISFKEYAALHDSIDRPLFNRVLRGLYAPGSTIKPEVAIAGLDSGVVTAQTRVFDPGYYQLPDFDHKYRNWNHSGDGWVDMDAAIMRSNDTYFYDLAHKLGIDRLHDYLAEFGLGQKVSLDMFEESAGLMPSQAWKRATRRQPWFPGETVILGIGQGYMQVTPLQLAQATALIANKGVWNRPHLAKTINGVPPVDENPMPNVVLKDPHDWEQVNHGMQLVMHDPRGIARAAAQGAQYRIAGKSGTAQVVAIKQGERYNREKTLERHRDNALFVGFAPAEHPKIVISVMIENGEAGGRVAGPVVRQIMDAWLLDQEGHLKPQYATPAKAPGDPKV; from the coding sequence ATGCCAGAACCTATACCGATCAAGGATCACGAAAAAGAAAACCGCCTTGTCAACAAGCGCCTGCTTGCCTGCGCGTTGTTGGTTATTGGCATCACCTGCGCCCTGGTAGGGCGTATGTACTTCCTGCAGGTCGTGCAGTTCGACTACCACTCCACAATTTCCGAGAACAACCGCGTCCACGTACTGCCTATTACGCCGACGCGTGGGTTGATCTATGACCGCAACGGCGTCGTACTGGCTGACAACCGCCCCAGCTACAACCTGACCATCACCCGTGAACGCACCACCGACCTCAAGGGCGAGTTGGACGCCATCGTCAGTTTGTTGCACTTGCCTGCCGAAGACCGTGCTGTATTCGACAAGGCGCTGAAGCAAGCTCGGCACCCCTTCGTTCCTGTGACATTGTTTTATGAGCTGACCGAAGAGCAGATCGCGCTGCTGGCCGTGAACGAGTTTCGCCTACCGGGTGTGGACGTAGAACCGCAATTCGTTCGTCACTACCCCCTAGGCGCTCACTTTGCCCATTCCATCGGTTATGTAGGGCGGATCAACGAGAAAGAATCCAAAGCCCTCGACTCGGTGGAGTACCGTGGCACCCAGTCCATCGGCAAGACCGGGATCGAGCGCTTCTACGAGTCCGAATTGCACGGCCACGTAGGCTATGAAGAGGTCGAGACCAATGCCCAGGGCCGCGTACTGCGCGTGCTCAAGCACACCGACCCGATTCCGGGAAAGAACATTGTCCTGAGCCTCGACGTTCACCTCCAGGAAGCTGCAGAGGAGGCCTTGGGTGATCGACGCGGTTCGGTGGTTGCTCTCGACCCGCAAACCGGTGAAGTGCTGGCCATGGTCAGCAAGCCAAGCTTCGATCCGAACCTGTTCGTCACCGGTATCAGCTTCAAGGAATACGCCGCTCTGCATGACTCCATCGACCGGCCGTTGTTCAACCGCGTCCTCCGGGGGCTCTACGCGCCAGGCTCGACCATCAAGCCAGAAGTCGCCATCGCGGGCCTGGACAGTGGCGTCGTCACCGCCCAGACCCGCGTGTTCGACCCGGGTTACTACCAACTGCCGGACTTCGATCACAAATACCGCAACTGGAACCACAGCGGTGATGGCTGGGTAGACATGGACGCCGCCATCATGCGCTCCAACGACACCTACTTTTACGACCTAGCCCACAAACTCGGCATCGATCGCCTGCACGACTACCTGGCTGAGTTCGGCCTGGGTCAGAAAGTGTCGCTGGATATGTTCGAAGAGTCAGCCGGCCTGATGCCCTCCCAGGCCTGGAAGCGCGCTACTCGCCGGCAACCCTGGTTCCCGGGTGAAACCGTGATCCTCGGCATCGGCCAGGGCTATATGCAGGTCACACCGCTGCAATTGGCCCAAGCCACAGCGCTGATCGCCAACAAGGGCGTGTGGAATCGGCCCCACTTGGCCAAGACCATCAATGGCGTGCCCCCCGTGGATGAAAACCCGATGCCCAACGTAGTCCTCAAGGACCCGCATGATTGGGAGCAGGTCAACCACGGCATGCAGCTGGTGATGCACGACCCACGCGGCATTGCCCGCGCTGCCGCACAAGGCGCGCAATACCGCATCGCCGGTAAGAGTGGTACGGCACAAGTCGTTGCGATCAAGCAGGGCGAGCGTTACAACCGTGAAAAGACCCTGGAACGCCACCGCGACAACGCCTTGTTCGTCGGTTTCGCTCCGGCCGAACATCCGAAGATCGTGATTTCGGTGATGATCGAAAACGGCGAGGCCGGCGGTCGTGTTGCAGGACCGGTAGTGCGTCAGATCATGGACGCCTGGTTGCTCGACCAAGAAGGCCACCTGAAGCCGCAGTACGCGACGCCGGCTAAAGCACCCGGAGACCCGAAGGTCTAA
- a CDS encoding TonB-dependent receptor — protein sequence MPIRAPFAVPFRPTLLALCCSLSLTAHAATPATPQDANSRQDGNTLELGATRINAEAPTPSALPPVYAGGQVARGGQLGVLGNQDIMDVPFSMASYTEKLIRDQQAETVGDVLLNDSSVRQASGFANQAQTFMIRGLPLSGDDISFNGLYGILPRQIISTDALERVEVFKGPNAFINGVTPGGSGIGGGVNLQPKRADDVPLRRFSTDISSDGRVGEHLDIGQRFGEDNRFGARVNLSQREGDTGIDDENQRSKLFAVGLDYRGDALRLSSDFVYQKQRINGGRNSVFLGTATHVPDAPSADTNYAPSWSSTNLEDTLGMLRAEYDLNDNWTVYAAGGAKHTREMGQYSSVTLTDNLGNALASRSTIAHEEDNRSLMGGLNGKFQTGAVSHRLNFGLAGIWTQARNAYVFNASSTATPTNIYDPVTGAPPTLNNPRNTPGTDFSDPTITAKTFVRSAAVSDTLGVFDDRLLITLGARRQQMVVQGYNYMSGTRTSNYDESITTPVYGLVFKPWEHVSFYANRIEGLAQGPTTSPVNSGNRTIIGGGQAYAPARSKQIEAGVKVDMGTYGATLGVYRIEQPGAGYVQVIDATTARYVREGLQINKGVELNVFGEPVSGLRLLGGVTVMKTELKDTQNGANDGNRAIGVPSFQLNAGVDWDVPGLQGVTLNGRMLRTGGQYADAANNLSLPAWNRFDVGARYNFKVAQRDVTLGATVENVANEKYWESAQGGFLSQGDPRVAKLSATVDF from the coding sequence ATGCCCATCCGTGCCCCCTTCGCTGTGCCATTTCGCCCCACCCTGCTCGCCCTTTGCTGCTCCCTGAGCCTCACGGCCCACGCCGCAACACCCGCCACCCCGCAGGATGCGAACAGCCGTCAGGATGGCAACACACTGGAACTGGGCGCCACCCGTATCAACGCCGAAGCGCCCACTCCAAGCGCTCTGCCCCCGGTATACGCCGGTGGCCAAGTGGCACGCGGCGGTCAGTTGGGTGTGCTGGGTAACCAGGACATCATGGATGTGCCGTTCAGCATGGCCTCCTACACCGAGAAGTTGATTCGCGACCAGCAGGCCGAGACTGTCGGTGATGTGCTGCTCAATGATTCATCCGTGCGCCAGGCGTCAGGGTTTGCCAACCAGGCGCAGACCTTCATGATCCGTGGCCTGCCGCTCAGTGGTGACGACATTTCCTTCAACGGCCTGTACGGCATCCTGCCACGCCAGATCATCTCCACTGACGCCCTGGAGCGCGTCGAAGTGTTCAAGGGGCCCAATGCCTTTATCAACGGCGTAACACCGGGCGGTTCGGGGATCGGCGGTGGCGTGAACCTGCAGCCCAAGCGCGCCGACGATGTCCCGCTGCGTCGCTTCAGCACCGATATCAGCAGCGATGGCCGAGTGGGCGAGCACTTGGACATCGGCCAGCGATTCGGTGAAGACAACCGTTTTGGCGCGCGGGTGAACCTGTCCCAGCGCGAAGGCGATACCGGCATCGATGATGAAAACCAGCGCTCTAAACTGTTTGCGGTTGGCCTGGACTACCGCGGCGATGCGTTGCGTCTGTCCAGTGACTTTGTGTATCAGAAGCAACGCATCAACGGCGGGCGCAACTCGGTGTTCCTGGGCACGGCCACCCATGTCCCGGATGCACCGTCGGCTGACACCAACTATGCGCCGAGCTGGAGCAGCACCAACCTTGAAGACACCCTGGGCATGCTGCGCGCCGAGTACGACTTGAACGACAACTGGACGGTTTATGCGGCAGGCGGGGCCAAGCACACACGTGAAATGGGGCAGTACTCGTCGGTGACGCTGACCGATAACCTTGGCAATGCCCTGGCGAGCCGCTCGACCATTGCCCACGAAGAAGACAACCGCAGCTTGATGGGCGGGCTGAACGGCAAGTTCCAGACTGGCGCTGTCAGCCACCGTCTCAATTTCGGCCTGGCCGGTATCTGGACCCAGGCACGCAACGCTTATGTGTTCAACGCCTCGTCGACAGCGACCCCAACCAATATCTACGACCCGGTGACCGGTGCGCCACCCACCTTGAACAACCCACGCAATACACCGGGCACTGACTTCAGCGACCCCACGATTACCGCCAAGACTTTTGTGCGCAGCGCGGCGGTGTCCGATACCCTCGGCGTCTTCGATGACCGCCTGCTGATCACTCTAGGCGCGCGCCGCCAGCAGATGGTGGTGCAGGGGTACAACTACATGAGTGGCACCCGTACCTCCAACTATGACGAGTCGATCACCACACCGGTCTACGGCCTGGTGTTCAAGCCGTGGGAACATGTGTCCTTCTACGCCAACCGCATCGAAGGCCTCGCGCAAGGCCCGACGACGTCTCCCGTCAACTCGGGAAACCGCACGATCATCGGTGGCGGCCAGGCGTATGCACCTGCGCGCTCCAAGCAGATCGAAGCCGGCGTAAAAGTCGACATGGGCACCTATGGGGCGACGTTGGGTGTGTACCGCATCGAACAGCCTGGAGCCGGTTACGTTCAGGTCATTGATGCTACGACAGCGCGCTACGTGCGGGAGGGCCTGCAGATCAATAAAGGTGTGGAGCTGAATGTCTTCGGCGAGCCGGTCAGCGGCCTGCGCTTGCTGGGCGGTGTGACCGTCATGAAGACCGAGCTCAAAGACACGCAAAACGGTGCCAACGACGGCAACCGCGCGATCGGTGTGCCTTCGTTCCAGCTCAATGCCGGCGTGGATTGGGATGTGCCCGGCCTGCAGGGGGTGACGCTCAACGGCCGCATGCTGCGCACCGGTGGCCAGTACGCCGACGCCGCCAACAACCTGAGCCTGCCCGCGTGGAACCGCTTCGACGTGGGCGCACGCTACAACTTCAAGGTGGCTCAGCGTGATGTCACCCTCGGTGCCACCGTGGAGAACGTCGCCAACGAGAAGTACTGGGAATCGGCCCAGGGCGGTTTCCTCAGCCAGGGCGATCCACGTGTCGCCAAGCTGTCGGCGACTGTGGACTTCTGA
- a CDS encoding SRPBCC family protein, protein MHVLDRIERKVLLNASRKQVWEALTDAEQFGSWFGIALGGKTFVAGQTLEAPITYPGYEHVIWKARIERILPQTLFSFWWHPFAVEEGVDYDQETPTLVEFTIEDRAPGILLRVVESGFDAVPEARRQKAFKMNSRGWDEQMGNIETYLSQARQA, encoded by the coding sequence ATGCACGTATTAGATCGCATCGAACGAAAAGTCCTGCTCAACGCTTCACGTAAACAGGTGTGGGAAGCCCTCACCGATGCCGAGCAATTCGGTAGTTGGTTTGGTATTGCCCTCGGAGGCAAAACCTTCGTTGCCGGGCAAACCCTTGAGGCGCCGATCACTTATCCTGGTTACGAGCATGTGATCTGGAAGGCCAGAATCGAACGCATCCTGCCGCAAACACTGTTCTCGTTCTGGTGGCACCCCTTCGCGGTGGAGGAGGGCGTCGACTACGACCAGGAAACCCCGACACTGGTGGAATTCACCATCGAGGACCGGGCACCGGGCATTCTGCTGCGGGTGGTCGAGTCGGGGTTTGACGCAGTGCCTGAGGCGCGGCGGCAGAAAGCCTTCAAGATGAATTCCCGTGGCTGGGACGAGCAGATGGGCAACATCGAAACTTACCTGAGCCAAGCCCGTCAAGCTTGA